A genome region from Pseudomonas pergaminensis includes the following:
- the aceK gene encoding bifunctional isocitrate dehydrogenase kinase/phosphatase — protein sequence MSQSALAIAQMILDGFDDYREHFRQITDGARERFEKAQWQQGQAASAARINLYEEKVSEVTARLREHFEGATLLDIDLWPVVKSAYIGLIDLRFDDELSETWYNSIFCGLFSHDLISDGCMFIHTTRPSLRRARAAQTRTYTPAGKIPDMLVQVFADYRFSEPYADLAADLRRLETQLRENLPDWVCKDPDLKVELFSSVLYRNKGAYLVGRIYTRDEQWPLVIPLLHREGQGIQIDALITDEADVSIIFSFTRSYFMVDVPVPAEFIGFLKRILPGKHIAELYTSIGFYKHGKSEFYRALINHLATTDDQFIMAPGVRGMVMSVFTLPGFNTVFKIIKDRFSPSKNVNRATVIEKYRLVKSVDRVGRMADTQEFADFRFPLSKFEPECLAELLEVAAGTVEVEGDTVLIRHCWTERRMTPLNLYLDNANPAQVREALEDYGLAIKQLAAANIFPGDMLLKNFGVTRHGRVVFYDYDEICFLTEANFRHIPAPRTPEDEMASEPWYSIGPLDVFPEEFPPFLFADAGQRKLFDELHGELYNADYWKGLQDAIRAGKVIDVFPYRRKDRDNE from the coding sequence ATGTCGCAGTCCGCCCTCGCTATCGCCCAGATGATCCTTGATGGCTTCGACGATTACCGTGAGCATTTTCGCCAGATCACCGATGGCGCCCGCGAGCGTTTCGAGAAGGCCCAGTGGCAGCAGGGGCAGGCGGCGTCGGCTGCACGCATCAACCTCTATGAAGAAAAGGTCAGTGAAGTGACCGCGCGCCTGCGTGAGCATTTCGAAGGCGCCACACTGCTTGATATCGACCTGTGGCCCGTGGTGAAAAGCGCTTACATCGGCCTGATCGACCTGCGCTTCGACGATGAACTCTCCGAGACCTGGTACAACTCGATCTTCTGCGGGCTGTTCAGCCACGACCTGATCAGCGACGGCTGCATGTTTATCCACACCACCCGGCCCAGCCTGCGCCGCGCACGGGCTGCGCAGACGCGCACCTACACACCCGCCGGGAAAATCCCGGACATGCTCGTGCAGGTCTTTGCCGACTACCGTTTCAGCGAACCCTACGCCGACCTGGCCGCCGACCTGCGCCGCCTCGAAACTCAACTGCGGGAAAACCTGCCGGACTGGGTGTGCAAGGACCCGGACCTCAAGGTCGAGCTGTTTTCTTCGGTGCTCTACCGTAATAAAGGCGCGTACCTCGTAGGACGCATCTACACCCGCGACGAACAATGGCCGCTGGTCATCCCGCTGCTGCACCGCGAAGGGCAGGGCATCCAGATCGATGCGCTGATCACCGACGAAGCCGATGTGTCGATCATCTTCTCGTTCACCCGTTCCTACTTCATGGTCGATGTACCGGTGCCGGCGGAGTTCATCGGCTTTCTCAAGCGCATCCTGCCGGGCAAGCACATCGCCGAGTTGTACACCTCCATCGGTTTCTACAAGCACGGCAAGTCGGAGTTCTACCGCGCCCTGATCAACCACCTGGCGACCACCGACGATCAGTTCATCATGGCCCCTGGCGTGCGCGGCATGGTGATGAGCGTGTTCACCCTGCCGGGCTTCAATACGGTGTTCAAGATCATCAAGGACCGGTTTTCACCGTCGAAAAACGTCAACCGCGCCACGGTGATCGAGAAGTACCGCTTGGTCAAAAGCGTCGACCGGGTCGGGCGCATGGCCGACACCCAGGAGTTCGCCGACTTCCGTTTTCCCCTGAGCAAGTTCGAACCGGAGTGCCTGGCTGAGCTGCTGGAAGTGGCCGCCGGCACCGTCGAGGTAGAAGGCGACACAGTGCTGATCCGCCACTGCTGGACCGAACGGCGCATGACCCCGCTCAACCTCTACCTCGACAACGCCAACCCCGCCCAGGTACGCGAGGCCCTGGAAGACTACGGCCTGGCAATCAAGCAACTGGCGGCGGCCAATATCTTCCCTGGCGACATGTTGCTGAAGAACTTCGGCGTCACCCGTCATGGCCGCGTGGTGTTCTACGACTATGATGAAATCTGCTTTCTCACCGAGGCCAACTTCCGCCATATCCCGGCACCGCGTACCCCCGAGGACGAAATGGCCTCCGAGCCCTGGTACTCCATCGGCCCGCTGGATGTATTCCCCGAGGAATTCCCGCCGTTCCTGTTCGCCGACGCCGGCCAGCGCAAGCTGTTCGACGAACTGCATGGCGAGTTATACAACGCCGATTACTGGAAGGGGCTGCAAGACGCGATTCGCGCCGGCAAGGTCATTGATGTGTTCCCGTACCGGCGCAAGGACCGCGATAACGAATGA
- a CDS encoding methyl-accepting chemotaxis protein yields MRIGLRASLSFGVLASLLVIVGLFGLGQMAKLRQSALVIEESWMPSIENIHDSATYVASIRLEALRLATTDESRIRDNSKALITHQRAELQTLLDHHKTLLSGDAERDLLKQLEGNVNTYLTLVGQIVALVDKDQQQDAIDLLNSRVAPQGVILNKSLEDMIVFNQNGVETAVDSAAQTYASAQWIVGLIIVFALIATLLLAWLLTRSITAPLGQALTVARTIAGGDLSQPITVGGKDEPAQLLTALATMQTQLQGTIRGISESAQQLASAAEEMSSVMEQSTRGLQAQNDEIEQAATAVTEMSAAVDEVAGNAVSSAEASQASDEDSKHGHYQISETISSIQNLVDEVLGASNKAEGLAVQAQDISKVLEVIRGIAGQTNLLALNAAIEAARAGEAGRGFAVVADEVRSLAQRTQDSTEEIEQMITGIQRGTQDTVEALNSSAEHAGQTLQRANSAGSALEKITAAISQISQRNLVIASAAEQQALVARDVDRSLVNIRDLSTQTAAGATQTSAASQELSRLAVDLNGLVTRFVL; encoded by the coding sequence ATGAGGATCGGTCTGCGTGCCAGTCTGAGTTTTGGGGTTTTGGCCAGCTTGCTGGTGATTGTGGGACTGTTTGGCCTGGGCCAGATGGCCAAGCTGCGACAAAGCGCGCTGGTCATCGAAGAATCGTGGATGCCAAGCATCGAGAACATCCACGACAGCGCCACCTATGTGGCCAGTATCCGCCTGGAAGCGTTGCGCCTGGCCACCACGGACGAATCGCGGATTCGCGACAACAGCAAAGCCCTGATCACCCACCAGCGCGCCGAGCTGCAAACCCTGCTGGACCATCACAAAACCCTGCTCAGCGGCGATGCGGAGCGCGATCTGCTCAAGCAACTCGAAGGTAATGTGAACACTTACCTGACCCTCGTCGGGCAGATCGTGGCCTTGGTCGACAAGGATCAACAACAAGACGCCATCGACCTGCTCAACAGTCGCGTCGCGCCGCAGGGTGTGATCCTCAACAAGAGCCTGGAGGACATGATTGTCTTCAACCAGAACGGTGTGGAAACCGCCGTGGACTCCGCCGCGCAAACTTACGCCAGTGCCCAGTGGATCGTGGGCCTGATTATCGTGTTTGCACTGATCGCCACCTTGCTGCTGGCCTGGCTGCTGACCCGCAGCATCACCGCCCCGCTCGGCCAGGCACTGACGGTGGCGCGCACCATTGCCGGTGGCGACTTGAGCCAGCCGATCACCGTCGGCGGCAAGGACGAACCGGCGCAATTGCTCACCGCCCTGGCCACTATGCAGACGCAGTTGCAGGGCACCATCCGTGGCATCAGCGAATCAGCGCAACAGCTGGCTTCGGCCGCCGAAGAGATGAGCTCGGTAATGGAACAAAGCACCCGCGGCTTGCAGGCGCAGAACGATGAGATCGAACAGGCCGCTACTGCCGTGACCGAAATGAGCGCGGCCGTGGACGAAGTGGCAGGCAATGCGGTGTCCAGCGCCGAGGCGTCCCAGGCTTCCGACGAGGACAGCAAGCACGGCCACTACCAGATCAGCGAAACCATCAGCTCGATCCAGAACCTGGTGGACGAAGTGCTCGGCGCCTCTAACAAGGCTGAAGGCCTGGCGGTGCAGGCCCAGGACATCAGCAAGGTGCTGGAAGTGATCCGTGGCATCGCTGGGCAGACCAACCTGCTGGCGCTCAACGCCGCCATCGAAGCGGCGCGCGCGGGTGAGGCCGGGCGTGGTTTCGCGGTGGTGGCCGATGAAGTGCGCTCCCTGGCGCAACGCACCCAGGACTCCACCGAAGAAATCGAGCAGATGATCACCGGTATCCAGCGCGGTACCCAAGACACCGTCGAAGCCCTGAACAGCAGTGCCGAGCACGCCGGCCAGACCTTGCAACGGGCCAACAGCGCCGGCAGCGCGCTGGAGAAAATCACCGCCGCGATCTCGCAGATCAGTCAGCGCAACCTGGTGATCGCCAGCGCCGCCGAGCAACAGGCGCTGGTGGCACGGGATGTGGACCGCAGCCTGGTGAACATCCGCGATCTGTCCACCCAGACCGCCGCTGGCGCTACCCAGACCTCGGCCGCCAGCCAGGAACTGTCACGCTTGGCGGTGGACCTGAATGGGCTGGTGACGCGGTTTGTCCTGTAA
- a CDS encoding DMT family transporter, which produces MRPVDTLYLLGLAAIWGASFLFMRIIAPEIGTVPTAFFRVSIAAAGLLVMLAMMRVSWDFQGKFKTVLLLGVINSGIPATMYSVAAQVLPAGYSAIFNATTPLMGVLIGGLFFSERLTPSKVAGVCLGLLGVGVLTRAGPVAFDLALLMGALACLLATTCYGFAGFLARRWLDQRGGLDSRLSALGSMLGATLFLLPFFAYSAISQPPASWGGWQVWLSLLGLGLVCTAFAYILYFRLLTSIGPVKSMTVTFMIPPFGALWGALLLDEPLSMAHVYGGVLIAGALWLVLRPKKIL; this is translated from the coding sequence GTGAGACCTGTCGACACCTTGTACTTACTGGGGCTCGCCGCCATTTGGGGCGCGAGTTTCCTGTTCATGCGCATCATCGCGCCGGAGATCGGCACGGTCCCGACGGCGTTTTTCCGCGTATCGATTGCCGCCGCCGGGTTGCTGGTGATGTTGGCGATGATGCGGGTGAGCTGGGATTTCCAGGGCAAGTTCAAGACGGTGTTGCTGCTGGGGGTGATCAACTCCGGAATCCCGGCGACCATGTATTCGGTGGCCGCCCAAGTGCTGCCGGCGGGTTACTCGGCGATCTTCAACGCCACCACGCCGTTGATGGGCGTGTTGATTGGCGGGCTGTTTTTCAGTGAGCGCCTGACGCCGTCGAAAGTCGCCGGGGTATGCCTGGGCCTGCTGGGGGTGGGCGTGCTCACCCGCGCGGGCCCGGTGGCGTTTGACCTGGCGTTGTTGATGGGCGCGCTGGCCTGCTTGCTGGCGACCACCTGTTATGGCTTTGCCGGGTTTCTGGCGCGGCGCTGGCTGGATCAGCGCGGCGGTCTGGACAGCCGCCTGTCGGCCCTGGGCAGCATGCTCGGCGCCACCCTGTTCCTGTTGCCGTTCTTTGCCTACAGCGCGATCAGCCAGCCGCCCGCCAGTTGGGGTGGGTGGCAGGTGTGGTTGTCGCTGCTGGGGTTGGGACTGGTGTGCACGGCGTTTGCCTACATCCTGTACTTCCGGTTGCTGACGTCCATTGGGCCGGTGAAGTCGATGACCGTGACCTTCATGATTCCGCCGTTTGGCGCGCTGTGGGGCGCTTTGCTGCTGGATGAACCATTGTCGATGGCGCATGTGTATGGCGGGGTGTTGATCGCAGGGGCGTTGTGGTTGGTGTTGCGGCCGAAAAAAATCCTGTAG
- the hrpA gene encoding ATP-dependent RNA helicase HrpA, translating into MTDQAPTIDQLLKTLDHAMLADRHRLRRQLLELRKKPDEEKLAQWVARMQASCAQVTARRASLPVIRYDDSLPIAAKRDEIKEALNKHQVLIIAGETGSGKTTQLPKICLEIGRGQFGLIGHTQPRRIAARSVASRVAEELATPLGALVGYQVRFEDQSDSNTLIKLMTDGILLAETQNDRYLERYDTIIVDEAHERSLNIDFLLGYLKTLLPRRPDLKVIITSATIDLERFSKHFDDAPIVEVSGRTFPVDTWYRPLTLEQDEEGNRVEDDLTVDQAILAALDEIGAYERSERRSPGDVLVFLPGEREIRDAADMLRKAQLKHTEILPLYARLSPAEQQRIFQSHPGRRVVLATNVAETSLTVPGIRYVIDSGTARISRYSYRAKVQRLPIEAISQASANQRKGRCGRVEPGICIRLYSEEDFIGRPEFTDPEILRTNLAAVILQMLHLRLGEITDFPFIEPPDGKAISDGFNLLQELSAVDRNSQLTPLGRQLARLPVDPRMGRMLLEAAKLGSLQEVLIVASAMSIQDPRERPPERQQAADQAHAQWKDPDSDFAGLVNLWRGFEEQRQELTASPLRNWCRKNFLNYLRLREWRDSHRQLSLICRDMQLTVNKEPADFPKLHKAVLSGLLSQIGQKTEDGDYLGARQRRFWIHPSSGIGKKRPQWLMTAELVETTKLYARMVAKIDADWIEPLAGHLIKKNHFEPHWEKKRGQVVAFEQITLFGLIVVGRRPVHYGPIDPAVSRELFIREGLVRGEIQSRAKCLTANQQLLEQLDELEAKARRRDILADEETLFAFYDARLPAEIHQTATFDSWYKVNSQKDPQLLIMREEDVLAREASEVTAAHYPDTLHLGDLELALSYHFEPNHPRDGVTLRVPAPLLPALPPERLEWLVPGVIEAKCIALVRNLPKALRKNFVPVPDFVKAALQRIEFGQGSLPQALGRELLRMTGARVSDEAWAEAAQQVESHLKMNLEVVDGQGKFLGEGRDLAELTARFAEASQAALAVPQTAKSQQPVEAKVFAAVAEKTQQKIAGLSMTVYPALVEDNGTVKEGRFSTAAEAEFQHRRALQRLLMQQLAEPAKFLRGKLPGLTELGLMYRELGRIDALVEDILLASLDTCVLEGEANLPRDGAGLAALAERKRGSWTEHAERLARLTLEVLKLWHGLQKRFKGKIDLAQAVALNDIKQQVSNLVYPGFVRETPSQWFKELPRYLKAIELRLEKLPGQVQKDRVWSGELAGLWTQYENRLKKHAQEGKRDPQLELYRWWLEEYRVSLFAQQLGTKVPISDKRLSKQWTLVEA; encoded by the coding sequence ATGACTGACCAAGCGCCCACTATCGACCAACTGCTCAAAACCCTCGATCACGCCATGCTCGCCGACCGCCACCGCTTGCGGCGGCAGCTGCTTGAGTTGCGCAAGAAGCCCGACGAGGAAAAGCTGGCGCAGTGGGTGGCGCGCATGCAGGCATCCTGTGCCCAGGTCACGGCGCGGCGTGCCAGCCTGCCGGTGATCCGCTACGACGACAGCCTGCCGATTGCGGCCAAGCGCGATGAAATCAAAGAGGCACTGAACAAGCACCAGGTGCTGATCATCGCCGGTGAGACCGGCTCGGGTAAAACCACCCAGTTGCCGAAGATCTGCCTGGAAATCGGTCGTGGCCAGTTCGGCCTGATCGGCCATACCCAGCCGCGTCGGATTGCCGCGCGCAGCGTGGCGAGCCGGGTTGCCGAAGAGCTGGCGACGCCGTTGGGCGCGCTGGTCGGCTATCAGGTGCGGTTCGAAGACCAAAGCGATTCCAATACGCTGATCAAGCTGATGACCGACGGCATCCTGCTGGCAGAAACCCAGAACGATCGCTACCTGGAACGCTACGACACGATCATCGTCGACGAAGCCCACGAACGCAGCCTGAACATCGACTTCCTGCTGGGCTACCTGAAAACCCTGCTGCCGCGTCGCCCGGACCTGAAAGTCATCATCACTTCGGCAACCATCGACCTGGAGCGCTTCTCCAAGCACTTCGACGATGCGCCGATTGTCGAGGTCTCGGGCCGCACCTTCCCGGTGGACACCTGGTACCGCCCGCTGACCCTGGAGCAGGACGAAGAGGGCAACCGCGTCGAGGACGACTTGACGGTCGACCAGGCGATCCTTGCCGCTCTCGATGAAATCGGCGCCTACGAGCGCAGCGAGCGCCGCAGCCCCGGCGATGTGCTGGTGTTCTTGCCGGGCGAGCGCGAGATTCGCGACGCCGCCGACATGCTGCGCAAGGCTCAGCTCAAGCACACCGAAATCCTGCCGCTGTACGCGCGCCTGTCGCCGGCCGAACAGCAGCGCATTTTCCAGTCCCACCCGGGCCGGCGCGTGGTGCTGGCGACCAACGTCGCGGAAACCTCGCTGACCGTGCCGGGCATTCGTTATGTGATCGACAGCGGCACCGCGCGCATCAGCCGCTACAGCTACCGCGCCAAAGTGCAGCGCCTGCCGATCGAGGCGATTTCCCAGGCCAGCGCCAATCAGCGTAAAGGCCGTTGTGGCCGGGTCGAGCCGGGCATCTGCATCCGCTTGTACAGCGAAGAAGATTTTATCGGCCGTCCGGAATTTACCGACCCGGAGATCCTGCGCACCAACCTCGCCGCCGTGATCCTGCAGATGCTGCACCTGCGCCTTGGCGAGATCACCGATTTCCCGTTTATCGAGCCGCCGGATGGCAAGGCCATCAGCGACGGTTTCAACCTGCTGCAAGAGCTTTCGGCGGTCGACCGCAACAGCCAGCTCACGCCGTTGGGCCGCCAGTTGGCGCGCCTGCCGGTGGACCCGCGCATGGGCCGCATGTTGCTCGAAGCCGCCAAGCTCGGCAGCCTGCAGGAAGTGCTGATCGTTGCCAGCGCCATGTCGATCCAGGACCCGCGCGAGCGTCCGCCGGAACGTCAGCAGGCTGCTGACCAAGCCCACGCACAGTGGAAAGACCCGGATTCGGATTTCGCCGGCCTGGTCAATCTGTGGCGCGGTTTCGAAGAGCAGCGCCAGGAACTGACGGCCAGCCCGTTGCGTAACTGGTGTCGCAAGAACTTCCTCAACTACCTGCGCCTGCGCGAGTGGCGTGATTCCCATCGCCAGTTGAGCCTGATCTGCCGCGACATGCAGTTGACGGTCAACAAAGAGCCGGCGGACTTTCCGAAACTGCACAAGGCGGTGTTATCCGGCCTGCTCAGCCAGATCGGCCAGAAGACCGAAGACGGCGATTACCTCGGCGCACGCCAGCGGCGGTTCTGGATCCACCCGTCCTCGGGCATCGGCAAGAAGCGTCCGCAATGGCTGATGACCGCCGAACTGGTGGAAACCACCAAGCTCTACGCGCGCATGGTCGCCAAGATCGATGCCGATTGGATCGAACCGCTGGCCGGGCACCTGATCAAGAAAAACCACTTCGAACCGCACTGGGAGAAGAAGCGCGGCCAGGTCGTGGCCTTTGAACAGATCACCCTGTTCGGGCTGATTGTGGTCGGACGCCGGCCAGTGCATTACGGGCCGATTGACCCGGCGGTGTCGCGCGAGCTGTTTATCCGCGAAGGCCTGGTGCGTGGCGAGATCCAGTCGCGGGCCAAGTGCCTCACGGCCAACCAGCAGTTGCTGGAGCAGCTCGACGAACTGGAAGCCAAGGCGCGCCGTCGCGACATCCTGGCCGATGAAGAAACCCTGTTCGCCTTCTACGATGCGCGCTTGCCGGCGGAGATCCACCAGACTGCGACCTTCGACAGCTGGTACAAGGTCAACAGCCAGAAAGACCCGCAACTGCTGATCATGCGCGAGGAAGACGTGCTGGCCCGCGAAGCCAGTGAAGTCACCGCCGCGCATTACCCGGACACCCTGCACCTGGGCGACCTGGAACTGGCCTTGAGTTACCACTTCGAACCCAACCACCCGCGTGACGGCGTGACCCTGCGCGTGCCGGCTCCCTTGCTGCCGGCCTTGCCGCCGGAGCGCCTGGAGTGGCTGGTGCCGGGGGTGATCGAAGCCAAGTGCATCGCCCTGGTGCGCAACCTGCCCAAGGCGCTGCGCAAGAATTTTGTGCCGGTGCCGGACTTCGTCAAAGCCGCGCTGCAACGCATCGAATTCGGCCAGGGCTCGCTGCCCCAGGCGCTGGGCCGCGAATTGCTGCGCATGACCGGGGCACGGGTCAGCGATGAAGCCTGGGCCGAAGCCGCGCAGCAGGTCGAAAGCCACCTGAAGATGAACCTGGAAGTCGTCGACGGCCAGGGCAAGTTCCTTGGCGAAGGCCGCGACCTGGCCGAACTGACGGCGCGGTTTGCCGAGGCCAGCCAGGCCGCGTTGGCGGTGCCGCAGACGGCGAAAAGCCAGCAGCCGGTGGAAGCCAAGGTGTTTGCGGCGGTGGCGGAAAAGACTCAGCAGAAGATTGCCGGGCTGTCGATGACGGTGTATCCGGCGCTGGTGGAAGACAACGGCACGGTCAAGGAAGGGCGCTTCTCCACCGCCGCCGAGGCGGAATTCCAGCATCGCCGCGCGTTGCAGCGCCTGCTGATGCAGCAACTGGCGGAACCGGCGAAATTCCTGCGCGGCAAGTTGCCGGGCCTGACCGAATTGGGCCTGATGTACCGCGAACTGGGGCGCATCGATGCGCTGGTGGAAGACATCCTGCTGGCCAGCCTCGACACCTGTGTGCTCGAAGGTGAAGCCAACCTGCCGCGTGACGGCGCGGGTCTGGCCGCCTTGGCCGAGCGCAAGCGCGGCAGTTGGACCGAACACGCCGAGCGCCTGGCGCGCTTGACCCTGGAGGTACTGAAACTCTGGCACGGTCTGCAAAAGCGCTTCAAAGGCAAGATCGACCTGGCCCAGGCTGTGGCCTTGAACGACATCAAGCAGCAGGTGAGCAACCTGGTGTACCCAGGGTTTGTGCGCGAAACCCCGTCGCAATGGTTCAAGGAGTTGCCGCGTTACCTCAAGGCCATCGAGTTGCGCCTGGAGAAACTGCCCGGCCAAGTGCAAAAAGATCGGGTGTGGAGCGGCGAGCTGGCAGGCTTGTGGACGCAGTACGAGAATCGCCTGAAAAAACATGCCCAGGAAGGCAAGCGCGACCCCCAGCTAGAACTTTACCGTTGGTGGTTGGAGGAATATCGGGTGTCGTTGTTTGCCCAGCAACTGGGCACTAAAGTGCCGATTTCCGACAAACGCTTGAGCAAGCAATGGACCCTGGTCGAAGCCTGA
- a CDS encoding DMT family transporter, with translation MSVLSKQSVAAAASTSLFVLLWSSGAIFSKWGLAHASPFAFLLLRFAIALVGLVVLVPLLKLKLPRTGQPMLYAAATGLVLLGAYQIFYLLALDLKVTPGVMATIMGVQPILTVVLMERQRSFSRLFGLGLGLAGLIMVVYQGIGVSGLSLAGMLFGLLALASMTFGSIMQKRITDNPLGTLPVQYLAGLLLCAVFVPFQPFHFEHSSSFYLPVLWMGLVVSLLATLLLYRLIARGNLVNVTSLFYLVPAVTAVMDYLIFGNTLAMLSLLGMGLIIIGLVFVFRKI, from the coding sequence ATGTCTGTTCTTTCGAAACAATCCGTGGCCGCGGCGGCCTCGACGAGCCTGTTTGTCCTGCTGTGGAGCAGCGGGGCGATCTTCTCCAAATGGGGCCTGGCCCACGCGTCACCCTTCGCTTTTCTGTTGTTGCGCTTTGCCATCGCGCTGGTGGGCCTGGTGGTGCTGGTACCGCTCCTCAAGCTGAAACTGCCGCGTACCGGCCAGCCGATGCTGTACGCAGCAGCCACGGGTTTGGTGTTGTTGGGGGCCTATCAGATTTTTTACTTGCTGGCCCTGGACCTCAAAGTCACCCCTGGCGTAATGGCAACCATCATGGGCGTACAGCCGATCCTCACCGTGGTGCTGATGGAGCGTCAGCGCTCGTTCAGTCGCCTGTTCGGCCTGGGCCTTGGGTTGGCGGGGCTGATCATGGTGGTCTACCAGGGTATCGGTGTGTCCGGTCTGTCCTTGGCGGGCATGCTGTTCGGCCTGCTGGCCCTGGCGAGCATGACCTTTGGCTCGATCATGCAGAAGCGCATCACCGACAATCCTTTGGGCACGCTCCCGGTGCAGTACCTCGCGGGCCTGCTGCTGTGTGCGGTGTTTGTGCCCTTCCAGCCGTTCCACTTTGAACACAGCAGCAGCTTTTATCTGCCGGTGCTGTGGATGGGGCTGGTGGTGTCATTGCTGGCCACGCTGTTGCTGTACCGTCTGATCGCCCGGGGCAACCTGGTGAATGTCACCAGTCTGTTTTACCTGGTGCCGGCGGTGACGGCGGTGATGGATTACCTGATCTTTGGCAACACGCTCGCGATGCTGAGCCTGCTGGGGATGGGGTTGATCATCATCGGCTTGGTGTTCGTCTTCCGCAAAATCTAA
- a CDS encoding CPBP family intramembrane glutamic endopeptidase — protein sequence MIALPWLYLVLLSIGYLLALIYGQLGALAGVSVALLLLAGYAVRQQRTPWARYVGHGLFMVLALSLAMHWLPGFYNGRGIAPQRFTEDAVPFSMYLNQDKPLIGFWLLLACPWIVARRSLRLAICVAALALTLTAIAALGGAALLGMITWAPKWPEQAWLWVLNNLLLVTLVEEALFRGYVQGGLSQRFKHLPYGDNLALLLASLLFGLVHISAGWHWVLLASIAGVGYGLAYRFGGLGAAVATHFGLNLLHFGLFTYPMLAG from the coding sequence ATGATCGCATTGCCCTGGCTGTACCTGGTGCTTCTCTCCATTGGCTACCTGCTGGCCCTGATCTACGGGCAACTGGGAGCGCTGGCAGGGGTTTCCGTCGCCCTGCTGTTGCTGGCCGGGTACGCCGTGCGCCAGCAACGCACGCCTTGGGCGCGTTACGTCGGGCACGGTTTGTTCATGGTGCTGGCCCTGAGCCTGGCGATGCATTGGCTGCCGGGTTTCTACAATGGGCGCGGCATTGCCCCGCAGCGTTTCACCGAGGATGCCGTGCCTTTCTCGATGTACCTGAACCAGGATAAGCCGCTGATTGGCTTCTGGCTGTTGCTGGCCTGCCCGTGGATCGTGGCGCGGCGCAGCCTGCGCCTGGCGATCTGCGTGGCCGCCCTGGCCCTGACCCTCACCGCCATCGCCGCCCTGGGCGGTGCAGCCTTGCTGGGCATGATCACCTGGGCGCCGAAATGGCCAGAACAGGCCTGGCTGTGGGTACTCAATAACCTGCTGTTGGTGACGCTGGTCGAAGAAGCCCTGTTCCGTGGCTACGTCCAGGGCGGCTTGAGCCAGCGCTTCAAACACCTGCCTTACGGCGACAACCTTGCGTTGCTGCTAGCCTCGCTGCTGTTCGGCCTGGTGCATATCAGCGCGGGCTGGCACTGGGTGCTGCTGGCGAGCATCGCCGGGGTGGGGTATGGCTTGGCGTATCGCTTTGGTGGCTTGGGGGCGGCAGTGGCCACGCACTTTGGTTTGAATCTGCTTCACTTCGGGTTGTTTACCTACCCGATGCTGGCCGGTTGA